From Rissa tridactyla isolate bRisTri1 chromosome 7, bRisTri1.patW.cur.20221130, whole genome shotgun sequence, a single genomic window includes:
- the MNT gene encoding LOW QUALITY PROTEIN: max-binding protein MNT (The sequence of the model RefSeq protein was modified relative to this genomic sequence to represent the inferred CDS: deleted 1 base in 1 codon): MSIETLLEAARFLEWQAQQTAREENEKHEKLRLEREQEQKKAGKTSVPRANSAIVPEEPRSELLVPISSPAPAPPPPLPLAAPISVIPIPVVTSPPQQAAQTTLSPPLVQRHQPLVSTPAVTKEASSVAPVIQRPPGPLLPDGKAATPPSGSPKQLQHYAAPVLAISQHHVVQQPIQPQPHQPLQHPGAAPPLGALKLAPAEDTKPNEQKKRPGGVGTREVHNKLEKNRRAHLKECFETLKRNIPNVDDKKTSNLSVLRSALRYIQTLKRKEKEYEHEMERLAREKIATQQRLAELKNELSQWMDILEIDRIIRQTVQPEDDQASTSTASEGEDNMDEDMEDDRPVNSLPKLTQRQHPELLKAVPSNAAPHHPAVLPQHLSIQQKQTPAHAQPPIQTQALVQPQAIVPAQTHIVAASTVQSTVIAHTATTHASVIQTVNHVIQGPQTKHIAHIAPSTSSPVQLTTAAQPIGHITVHPATINHMAHLGQQLPIYPQPVAVSQPVVSHIAHTISHQQVNGTTNLGQQAVMAKPAVGTQVVHHPQLVGQTVLNPVTMVTMPSFPVSTLKLA; the protein is encoded by the exons AGGAGAATGAGAAGCACGAGAAGCTCCGCCTGGAGAGAGAGCAGGAGCAGAAGAAGGCCGGCAAGACCAGCGTGCCACGGGCCAACAGTGCCATCGTCCCTGAGGAGCCCCGGAGCGAACTGCTGgtgcccatctcctccccggccccagcccccccgccgcccctgcccCTGGCAGCCCCCATCTCCGTCATTCCCATCCCTGTTGTCACCAGTCCCCCCCAGCAAGCTGCCCAGACCACCCTGTCCCCGCCGCTCGTGCAACGCCACCAGCCCCTCGTAAGCACTCCTGCTGTCACTAAGGAAGCATCTTCGGTCGCGCCAGTCATCCAGAGGCCGCCGGGCCCGCTTCTGCCAGATGGGAAAGCTGCTACC CCCCCGTCGGGCAGCCCGAAGCAGCTCCAGCATTATGCGGCGCCGGTCCTGGCCATCTCCCAGCACCATGTGGTCCAGCAGCCCATCCAGCCCCAGCCAcaccagcccctgcagcacccGGGAGCAGCCCCGCCGCTCGGGGCTCTGAAGCTGGCTCCAGCAGAAGATACGAAACCAAACGAGCAGAAGAAGAGACCTGGAGG GGTTGGGACCAGGGAAGTACATAATAAATTGGAGAAGAACAG ACGTGCGCATTTGAAAGAATGCTTTGAGACATTAAAGCGCAACATCCCCAACGTAGACGACAAGAAGACCTCAAACCTCAGCGTCCTAAGGAGTGCCTTGCGATACATCCAG actttaaagaggaaggaaaaagaatatgaaCATGAGATGGAGCGGCTGGCAAGAGAGAAGATTGCTACCCAGCAGCGACTGGCAGAATTGAAGAACGAGTTGAGCCAGTGGATGGACATCTTGGAGATCGACAGAATTATTCGACAGACAGTTCAGCCAGAGGATGACCAGGCATCTACCTCGACAGCATCAG aggGTGAAGACAACATGGATGAAGACATGGAAGATGACAGGCCAGTGAACTCATTACCAAAACTAACCCAGCGCCAGCACCCAGAGCTCCTGAAAGCCGTCCCTTCGAACGCTGCTCCCCACCACCCGGCGGTTCTGCCTCAGCACCTCTCCATCCAGCAGAAACAAACCCCAGCCCACGCACAGCCTCCCATCCAGACACAAGCACTGGTCCAGCCGCAGGCGATCGTCCCCGCACAGACTCACATCGTGGCGGCTTCCACAGTGCAATCGACTGTTATTGCCCACACCGCCACTACCCACGCTTCGGTCATTCAGACTGTCAACCACGTCATTCAGGGTCCACAGACCAAGCACATTGCTCACATTGCACCTTCCACGTCCAGCCCTGTGCAACTTACCACTGCTGCTCAGCCTATCGGCCACATCACTGTGCACCCCGCCACCATCAACCACATGGCCCACCTCGGCCAGCAGCTGCCCATCTACCCTCAGCCCGTGGCCGTCAGCCAGCCTGTGGTGAGCCACATTGCTCACACCATCTCGCACCAGCAAGTGAATGGAACCACAAACCTTGGCCAGCAAGCGGTGATGGCCAAGCCTGCTGTAGGAACCCAAGTTGTCCATCACCCGCAGTTAGTTGGGCAGACGGTCCTAAATCCGGTGACTATGGTAACCATGCCATCATTCCCAGTGAGCACACTGAAGCTGGCCTAG